Below is a genomic region from Deltaproteobacteria bacterium.
AATTTTATGAAATACTTTTTTCTTGATGAACGCTTAAATTTGCTTGATTGTTGAATCCCTTTGTGGTAGCGGTACTGCAACACATGCCGTCTTCAGGCATGTTCCTGTCGTCGGTTCACTGTGATCATCTTGTGCATTTGCAGGTGGTGCCGGTTCAGTTTCAGGGTTGGATGTTGCAGATTTTGTCGTTATGCATCAGGTATGGCCAGAGGCAATTAGCTGGAGAGGGCGTCGTTTCAGGGGTATTGCTGGACATCATTAAAACCATCGAAAGGGGGAAGTGAAGGGATGACAAAGGCAGATCTGGTTTCGGTTATGGCGGAGGAGACGGGGATCACCAAGGCCGCGGCGGCAGATGCACTGGAAGTGTTTATGGAGACCGTAGCTCAGGAGCTGAAGAAGAACGGCAAATTCGGCTTGGTCGGATTCGGTTCATTCAGCGTGGTCAAGAGGAAGGCGAGGACAGGTATCAATCCTCAGACAAAAAAGCCGATCAAGATTCCGGCGAA
It encodes:
- a CDS encoding HU family DNA-binding protein, with the translated sequence MTKADLVSVMAEETGITKAAAADALEVFMETVAQELKKNGKFGLVGFGSFSVVKRKARTGINPQTKKPIKIPAKKVVKFRPGKQLSDRVK